Proteins from a single region of Streptomyces vinaceus:
- a CDS encoding ArnT family glycosyltransferase — MTATLPTATDPRPGTATAAGTAPLIPQQRTRPGGLGVRPPAPAHPLVRFRSSRPDLLLCGAVLLAIVLVQGWNITNFPTLSDDEGTYLAQAWAVQQGDGLAHYTYWYDHPPLGWIQIAGLTYLPSLLVPDWMTVAPMRFSMLAVSAASSVLIYVLARRLWLPRWAGALAMALFGLSPLSVVLQREIFLDNLAVLWMLLAFCLAASPSRHLWHHFGSGLAAATAVLTKETMLVVLPALLVTMWRHSHRDTRKFAVTGAVTACALIGLSYPLYALLNSELLPGAGHVSLIDGITYQMSRPGSGFVLTPGSGSNGVLRSWLYYDTVLPLGGLAGALLLLATPRWSVTARALAGPALAAVILAAVAMRPSGYLPAMYVIQALPFLALVLAGGAASVTHAVLRRRRAPGERRSRLIGRRALIGVLALSAAVYVLPRWYEGDRTALTADANAPYRQAAAWLGREVPDPGRTRVLVDDALWLDAVHHGFQPGLGAVWFYKADLDPAVTKTLPRGWRDIDYVVSSPTVRRDAVDLPNVKAALEHSSVVAVFGSGEDRIEIRRTDRADGS, encoded by the coding sequence GTGACCGCCACCCTGCCCACGGCCACTGATCCCCGGCCCGGCACCGCCACGGCCGCCGGCACCGCACCTCTGATCCCGCAGCAGCGAACCCGTCCCGGCGGACTCGGGGTCCGGCCGCCCGCCCCGGCCCACCCCCTCGTCCGGTTCCGCTCCTCCCGCCCCGACCTGCTGCTCTGCGGGGCCGTCCTGCTCGCGATCGTCCTCGTCCAGGGCTGGAACATCACGAACTTCCCGACCCTGAGCGACGACGAGGGCACGTACCTCGCCCAGGCGTGGGCCGTCCAGCAGGGCGACGGCCTCGCGCACTACACGTACTGGTACGACCATCCGCCGCTCGGCTGGATCCAGATAGCGGGCCTGACCTACCTGCCCTCGCTCCTCGTGCCCGACTGGATGACCGTCGCGCCGATGCGCTTCTCGATGCTCGCCGTCTCGGCCGCGAGTTCGGTACTGATCTACGTGCTCGCCCGCCGGCTTTGGCTGCCGCGCTGGGCCGGGGCCCTCGCGATGGCCCTCTTCGGACTCTCCCCGCTCTCCGTCGTGCTCCAGCGGGAGATCTTCCTCGACAACCTCGCCGTCCTGTGGATGCTGCTGGCCTTCTGCCTGGCCGCGTCCCCCAGCCGCCACCTGTGGCACCACTTCGGATCGGGACTCGCCGCCGCCACCGCCGTCCTGACCAAGGAGACGATGCTGGTGGTGCTCCCGGCGCTGCTGGTGACCATGTGGCGCCACAGCCACCGCGACACCCGCAAGTTCGCCGTCACCGGGGCCGTCACCGCCTGCGCGCTCATCGGGCTCTCCTATCCCCTGTACGCGCTGCTCAACAGCGAACTGCTGCCCGGTGCCGGGCACGTCTCGCTGATCGACGGCATCACGTACCAGATGAGCCGCCCGGGCTCGGGCTTCGTCCTCACCCCCGGATCCGGCTCGAACGGCGTGCTCCGGTCCTGGCTGTACTACGACACCGTCCTGCCGCTCGGCGGGCTGGCCGGAGCGCTCCTGCTGCTCGCCACCCCCAGGTGGTCCGTCACGGCCCGCGCGCTCGCGGGCCCGGCGCTCGCCGCCGTGATCCTCGCGGCCGTCGCGATGCGGCCCTCCGGCTACCTGCCCGCGATGTACGTGATCCAGGCGCTGCCCTTCCTCGCGCTGGTCCTCGCAGGGGGCGCGGCCAGCGTCACGCACGCGGTGCTGCGTCGCCGCCGGGCGCCCGGGGAGCGCCGGTCGCGCCTGATCGGGCGCCGCGCGCTGATCGGCGTACTCGCCCTGTCGGCCGCGGTGTACGTCCTGCCGCGCTGGTACGAGGGCGACCGCACCGCGCTCACGGCCGACGCCAACGCCCCGTACCGGCAGGCCGCCGCCTGGCTCGGCCGGGAGGTCCCCGATCCCGGGCGCACCCGGGTCCTCGTGGACGACGCGCTCTGGCTGGACGCCGTGCACCACGGTTTCCAGCCCGGGCTCGGCGCCGTCTGGTTCTACAAGGCCGACCTCGACCCCGCCGTCACCAAGACCCTGCCGCGCGGCTGGCGCGACATCGACTACGTGGTCTCCTCGCCCACCGTCCGCCGGGACGCGGTGGACCTGCCCAACGTGAAGGCCGCGCTGGAGCATTCGAGCGTGGTGGCCGTCTTCGGCTCCGGCGAGGACCGCATCGAGATCCGCAGGACCGACCGAGCCGACGGGAGCTGA
- a CDS encoding glycosyltransferase codes for MSVGDVLYTSVVIFGISFALFWMAAFTLWWQMHAWRTPETLASTRFDRPDGEGRLAFSLLLPARHEQAVLSHTIDRLLESSHGDYEIIVIVGHDDPATAAVAEAAAARAPERVRVVVDHHETKNKPKALNTALPHCRGDIVGVFDAEDQVHPELLAHVDHAFRATAADVVQGGVQLINFHSSWYSLRNCLEYFFWFRSRLHLHAEKGFIPLGGNTVFVRTEVLREAGGWDQNCLAEDCDLGVRLSSAGKKVVVAYDCDMVTREETPGSLMSLLKQRTRWNQGFLQVYRKKDWQRLPGRGQRWLARYTLMTPFMQAASGVIIPLNFAVAVLLDVPVGIAIITFLPMITAMVTFVFEIVGLHDFGRQYGLRVRFVHYLKLVVGGPFYQVMLAGAAIRAVWREQRGRNEWELTSHTGAHLAPISATAAVSAAGASTAIREDGHQ; via the coding sequence ATGTCTGTGGGGGACGTTTTGTACACCTCTGTTGTCATATTCGGGATTTCGTTTGCCCTGTTCTGGATGGCCGCCTTCACGCTGTGGTGGCAGATGCACGCGTGGCGCACGCCGGAGACGCTGGCCTCCACCCGGTTCGACCGCCCCGACGGCGAGGGCCGGCTGGCCTTCTCGCTGCTGCTGCCGGCCCGGCACGAGCAGGCGGTCCTGAGCCACACGATCGACCGGCTGCTCGAATCGAGCCACGGCGACTACGAGATCATCGTCATCGTCGGACACGACGACCCGGCGACCGCCGCCGTGGCCGAGGCCGCCGCCGCGCGGGCCCCCGAGCGGGTACGGGTCGTCGTCGACCACCACGAGACCAAGAACAAGCCGAAGGCCCTCAACACCGCCCTCCCGCACTGCCGGGGCGACATCGTCGGGGTCTTCGACGCCGAGGACCAGGTCCATCCCGAACTGCTCGCCCACGTCGACCACGCCTTCCGCGCCACCGCGGCCGACGTGGTCCAGGGCGGGGTCCAGCTCATCAACTTCCACTCCTCCTGGTACAGCCTGCGCAACTGCCTGGAGTACTTCTTCTGGTTCCGTTCCCGGCTGCACCTGCACGCCGAGAAGGGGTTCATCCCACTCGGCGGCAACACCGTCTTCGTGCGGACCGAGGTGCTCCGCGAGGCCGGCGGCTGGGACCAGAACTGCCTCGCCGAGGACTGCGACCTGGGCGTGCGCCTCTCCTCGGCCGGCAAGAAGGTGGTCGTCGCGTACGACTGCGACATGGTCACCCGCGAGGAGACGCCCGGCTCGCTGATGAGCCTGCTCAAGCAGCGCACCCGCTGGAACCAGGGCTTCCTGCAGGTCTACCGGAAGAAGGACTGGCAGCGGCTGCCCGGCCGCGGCCAGCGCTGGCTGGCCCGCTACACGCTGATGACCCCGTTCATGCAGGCCGCCTCCGGGGTGATCATCCCGCTCAACTTCGCCGTCGCGGTCCTGCTCGACGTGCCCGTCGGCATCGCGATCATCACCTTCCTCCCCATGATCACGGCGATGGTGACGTTCGTCTTCGAGATCGTCGGCCTGCACGACTTCGGCCGCCAGTACGGGCTGCGCGTCCGCTTCGTGCACTACCTCAAGCTCGTCGTCGGCGGCCCGTTCTACCAGGTGATGCTGGCCGGCGCCGCGATCCGGGCGGTCTGGCGCGAGCAGCGCGGCCGCAACGAGTGGGAGCTGACCAGCCACACCGGCGCCCACCTCGCTCCGATCAGCGCCACCGCCGCGGTCTCCGCCGCCGGCGCGTCCACCGCGATCCGAGAGGACGGCCACCAGTGA